A stretch of Primulina tabacum isolate GXHZ01 chromosome 13, ASM2559414v2, whole genome shotgun sequence DNA encodes these proteins:
- the LOC142522521 gene encoding putative calcium-binding protein CML15 yields MLSKIQSDQLKQLKDIFNRFDMDRDGSLTHLELAALLRSLGLKPTGDQIHAILANMDANGNGSIEFDELVETLLPDMNEELLINQDQLMEVFRSFDRDGSGYITAAELAGQMAKLGHPLTYKELSTMMRGADTNGDGVISFSEFANVLGRSAADYLGLASVS; encoded by the coding sequence ATGCTGTCCAAGATCCAATCCGATCAGCTCAAACAGCTGAAAGATATCTTCAACCGGTTCGACATGGATCGGGATGGTAGCCTCACGCACCTGGAGCTGGCGGCCCTCCTCCGCTCCCTCGGCCTGAAGCCTACCGGCGATCAAATCCATGCCATTTTAGCCAACATGGATGCTAATGGCAATGGCTCGATCGAATTCGACGAGCTGGTGGAAACCCTTCTGCCTGACATGAACGAAGAGCTCTTGATCAACCAAGATCAGCTCATGGAGGTTTTCCGGTCGTTCGACCGCGACGGAAGTGGCTACATAACGGCGGCGGAGTTGGCGGGGCAGATGGCGAAGTTGGGACATCCTCTGACGTACAAGGAACTGAGTACCATGATGCGAGGCGCCGACACCAACGGCGACGGGGTTATCAGTTTTAGTGAGTTCGCTAATGTGCTTGGAAGATCAGCCGCAGATTATCTTGGCCTTGCTTCTGTGTCCTAA